gctcgttgggcaaccatactatcttaaatcgtgcttaCGACATCAGCTGTCCATATAGCTGCCTCTGTTCGGGCattgattatagaatatattattctataatcaatggttcAGGGAATAACAGTCGCGCTAGAAACAAAGAATAATGGGAATTATCTTTCTAACGGCAGCACTGATATTCCACCAGGTGTTGCAAATCTGTGCCCCATAAGAACCCATGTTAAACTGAAAAGGTGTCTCTTCTGGTTCTATTCTGTGGTGCTGCTATCTTTTTTTATCacacttaaaaatatgattgcttaccaataaataataatattatccttcgTTTAACGTTTTATtctatgttttaaatttctaaactttaacttaaataaaattcaaatagtgGACAAGTTAAGATGGTGAATTTTTGTAGTGGTTTTGATTGTACTAGCTCAAGTGACGTTAGGAAAGACCTGTCATTTCACAAGTTAGTATAAAGTGTTATATAGTGTTATTGATTTTACACATTGATTATTTCAAAccaatgtacatttattattttgatatttaaggTTCCCTCTTAAAGAGAAAGAGAGGCTTCAACAATGGGTACATGCTGTTCGAAGAAAGGATTTTAAACCTACTTCCAGCTCGACATTATgtagtttacattttaaagaaactGACTTCTATTCTGCTGTTGTCAGtgggaaaaaaatgttaaaaaaatctgCTGTACCAACTGTATTTAATTTCCCAATtcatttaacaacaaaaataaaagaaagaaGAATCCTGCAACGAGAAGTAAGTAAATATACATACTAAaacaagtatttatatattctttatattataattatggctATTGTGTATTAGTAATTTTGTTCTCTttagtaaaattgttatttaaatgtattttgaaggACACAACCACAACAATAGCCGTTCATAATACTGAAAATACATCTACTTGTGAAACAGAGACCAAATTTGTAGACATTGGCGTACAGACTAAATTAACTGTGGAAGAGTTAGACAGAACATTACAAGATTTACATCGAGACAAGAGGATTTTGCAACAGAAATTAATTAGAAGAGATAAGCGAGTAAGTAGTATGCatgaaatgttaaatttattgaaaaataatcacTTAATtggagatactgttgaagatatTTTTAAGAACCAATTTGATTCTTCTCTACCTTttgctttatttaaaaatgaacttgcTAATGTAAATAATGCTTTAAATCACAAATCATACTCAGAAGAAATACGGGAATTTTGTTTAACATGCATTTTTATTCCCCACGAGCATATGAGTTTATAAGGCAAAGAAGTACACTACCAGATGAATAATCTAAGACCGTGTGGACGCGTATCATACGCACGCGTTTTCATTTTACATTGATTAAGTTCATACGCGCCAAACCGGCGAGGGAAACGCGCCATCGTCAGAGTATGATACGCGTCCATGTGAAAGGGCTCTTAGTATTACACTCTTGTTATTGTTTATGTCGTACAATGCATGAGcgtgtataaaaatatctatcgaTATATTTTCAGATTTCTAGAAAACAATTTCACATACCTACTCGCGCTCCACGTTTTTTGGGTTTGTAATAACGTTATAAGGGTCATTAGCTGAGTTTGAACAAAAAATTGATGGACCGGTGTACTCGGTACCGGAACTTAACTTCAGACGTACAGATGCCAGATGGTAAATGTAAGATGAAACATTAcctacgaaataataaaattatataaaaaagtaaaaacaataacttggataatattgtcattaaaaaatgtaccaaaCTTAGTTTACACTTAAGTTTTTAACTACTTAACCGAACCGTGTCGTTAATGATTTGTTTCCTAAGTCAAATAAATGAATcagaaaataacttaaaaaataaaccactcCTGATATAATACATTCAGATATGTGTTAattttacctaattataatttatcttcaaCAAATAGCGGTAGGACAAGTAACGGAACTGAAacttttcataaacattttaatgcataattttataatcaaaaaaaaaaaattgacctataatatccactttaatatacataggaatatcacaatatccaataggtacttataacgcgttatacatcaacaacaaaccgtgaaaccgtgatactatcatagatatataatagtaaaagcTGAGCA
This portion of the Acyrthosiphon pisum isolate AL4f chromosome A1, pea_aphid_22Mar2018_4r6ur, whole genome shotgun sequence genome encodes:
- the LOC100573857 gene encoding THAP domain-containing protein 1-like isoform X1 — its product is MVNFCSGFDCTSSSDVRKDLSFHKFPLKEKERLQQWVHAVRRKDFKPTSSSTLCSLHFKETDFYSAVVSGKKMLKKSAVPTVFNFPIHLTTKIKERRILQREDTTTTIAVHNTENTSTCETETKFVDIGVQTKLTVEELDRTLQDLHRDKRILQQKLIRRDKRVSSMHEMLNLLKNNHLIGDTVEDIFKNQFDSSLPFALFKNELANVNNALNHKSYSEEIREFCLTCIFIPHEHMSL
- the LOC100573857 gene encoding THAP domain-containing protein 1-like isoform X2; protein product: MVNFCSGFDCTSSSDVRKDLSFHKFPLKEKERLQQWVHAVRRKDFKPTSSSTLCSLHFKETDFYSAVVSGKKMLKKSAVPTVFNFPIHLTTKIKERRILQREDTTTTIAVHNTENTSTCETETKFVDIGVQTKLTVEELDRTLQDLHRDKRILQQKLIRRDKRISRKQFHIPTRAPRFLGL